Proteins co-encoded in one uncultured Bacteroides sp. genomic window:
- a CDS encoding polysaccharide biosynthesis/export family protein, with translation MINKRTPGLLLLVLVAVLISSCKSAKNVAYLQDVESLSQAQLAQSAEQYSAKIKPNDLLRIVVSGAEDVETYLPYNLITSTAYSEGATYGQLTLQSYLVDSKGEIDFPQLGKLNVVNKTSEEVSKMIVEKLKTYLKGDLVVTVRFASYKVSVLGEVARPGIFTIKDEKINILQALALAGDLTIYGRRDVVKVIREGADGKKTITTLNLNSKNLLLSPYYNLQQNDVVYVEPNKAKAKGASIGSGTYLGFTIASVLVGVASLVVNILK, from the coding sequence ATGATTAATAAAAGAACCCCGGGTTTATTGCTGCTGGTATTGGTAGCGGTACTGATTTCTTCCTGTAAGTCTGCTAAAAATGTTGCTTATCTTCAGGATGTTGAGAGTTTGTCACAGGCACAGCTGGCTCAAAGTGCTGAGCAGTATAGCGCAAAGATAAAGCCGAACGATTTGCTGCGGATTGTAGTGAGTGGTGCTGAAGATGTAGAAACCTATCTTCCGTATAATTTAATAACCTCTACTGCTTATTCTGAAGGTGCAACGTATGGCCAGCTCACGCTGCAAAGTTATCTGGTGGATAGCAAAGGAGAAATTGATTTCCCGCAATTGGGTAAACTCAATGTAGTCAATAAAACTTCGGAAGAGGTTTCTAAGATGATTGTTGAAAAGCTGAAAACTTACCTGAAGGGTGATTTGGTGGTTACCGTGCGGTTTGCCTCTTACAAGGTTTCTGTGCTGGGTGAGGTTGCCAGACCGGGAATATTTACTATTAAAGATGAAAAGATCAATATTCTGCAGGCTCTTGCCCTGGCTGGTGATTTAACTATTTATGGTCGTCGCGATGTGGTGAAAGTTATTCGTGAAGGTGCAGACGGAAAGAAAACAATTACTACGCTCAACCTGAATAGTAAGAATCTGCTTTTATCACCTTACTACAACCTGCAGCAAAACGATGTGGTTTATGTAGAACCGAATAAAGCAAAAGCAAAAGGTGCAAGCATTGGTAGTGGTACCTATCTTGGATTCACTATAGCTTCTGTCCTGGTTGGAGTTGCTTCGCTTGTAGTGAATATCCTTAAGTAG
- a CDS encoding serine hydrolase: protein MKHILLLSILTFFTFQPSLVAQNKNAVHSDGLLRSTPEVEGVHSDGILRFIESIEKSNMELHSFMLLRHGRVVAEGWWNPYLPDMRHIMYSVSKTYTSTAVGFAIAEKRLSLDDKVVSFFPEYNVYPENSFVKNLIVRNLLTMSAGEEPFTDFRLRDADWVKAFLCADQNPLKANKFTYNSYAAYMMSAILQRVTGSTLLDYLQPRLFDPLQMKDIASEQSPAGIVCGGWGMSIRTADMAKLGQLYLQKGKWNGKQLLPAGWIEEATKVQIENGTGLTDAEKAKSDWAQGYGYYVWHCRHNAYRADGSYGQYIIVMPDQDAVLAVTANVNDMQKELQQVWDSILPAIANKKLPENNNAYNALTQKLKTLELPSPFKVKAEIKKDNFSKIYAMESNDSGIRNIALKQKDDLCYLTIRTNSATHNFVCGNNKWEYSETDKNSPYYNAGYRNPIGLSPFAVAGCYTWEDSGNMCLKLIYTEDSSNESYHITFDGKRIIVLVTNSEAPESLPIRLVGYSE, encoded by the coding sequence ATGAAACACATCTTATTATTATCAATCCTTACTTTCTTTACTTTTCAGCCTTCGTTAGTGGCACAAAACAAAAACGCAGTACACTCAGACGGTTTGCTTCGCAGCACTCCCGAGGTGGAAGGTGTGCACTCTGACGGGATACTGAGATTTATTGAATCAATAGAAAAAAGCAATATGGAATTGCACAGTTTTATGCTGCTCCGGCATGGGAGAGTAGTGGCAGAGGGCTGGTGGAATCCTTACCTGCCGGACATGCGGCACATTATGTATTCGGTAAGCAAAACTTATACATCGACTGCTGTGGGATTTGCCATAGCCGAAAAACGCCTGTCGCTGGACGATAAGGTGGTTTCCTTTTTTCCGGAATATAATGTATACCCGGAAAATTCATTTGTAAAGAATCTGATAGTCAGGAATCTGCTCACCATGTCCGCCGGGGAAGAGCCTTTTACGGACTTCAGACTACGGGATGCGGATTGGGTAAAAGCGTTTCTCTGTGCTGACCAGAATCCTCTGAAAGCGAATAAATTCACTTACAATTCGTATGCCGCTTATATGATGTCGGCGATCTTGCAACGGGTTACGGGGAGTACTCTGCTTGATTATCTTCAACCCAGACTGTTTGATCCGCTGCAAATGAAGGACATTGCCAGCGAACAAAGTCCGGCGGGCATAGTGTGTGGCGGCTGGGGCATGAGCATAAGAACAGCTGACATGGCCAAACTGGGACAGCTTTATCTGCAGAAAGGGAAATGGAACGGCAAGCAACTGCTGCCCGCTGGCTGGATTGAAGAAGCTACCAAAGTACAGATTGAGAATGGTACCGGTTTAACAGATGCTGAGAAAGCCAAATCTGACTGGGCGCAAGGTTATGGATATTATGTGTGGCACTGCCGGCATAATGCATACAGAGCTGATGGCTCTTATGGACAATACATAATTGTAATGCCCGATCAGGATGCAGTACTGGCCGTTACCGCTAATGTAAACGATATGCAGAAAGAGCTTCAGCAAGTGTGGGATTCCATTTTACCCGCTATTGCCAATAAGAAACTACCTGAGAACAATAATGCATATAACGCGTTGACCCAAAAACTAAAAACGCTTGAATTACCTTCACCATTCAAAGTCAAGGCTGAAATTAAAAAAGATAATTTTTCGAAGATCTATGCAATGGAAAGTAATGATTCTGGCATCAGAAACATTGCCTTGAAGCAAAAGGATGATCTTTGTTATTTAACGATCAGAACAAACAGTGCAACCCACAATTTTGTATGCGGCAACAACAAATGGGAATATAGTGAAACAGATAAGAACAGTCCGTATTACAATGCCGGATACCGGAACCCGATAGGTCTTTCACCGTTTGCAGTAGCCGGATGCTATACCTGGGAAGATTCCGGAAATATGTGTCTGAAACTGATATATACTGAAGACAGCAGTAATGAAAGCTACCACATTACTTTTGATGGAAAAAGAATCATTGTTCTGGTAACCAACAGTGAAGCTCCGGAAAGTTTGCCAATCCGACTGGTTGGCTATTCTGAATAA
- a CDS encoding MBOAT family O-acyltransferase has translation MLTTAGIVAGILLLLGFKYLNFFIASFSGLFSAMGLHTNRYSFAIILPLGISFFTFRLISYVIEVHRGTLEPTRNFISFATYVAFFPCLISGPIDRPQKFIPQLEGERPFHYQMAVDGLRQVLWGMFKKMVVADNLAIAVNSIWGDVAHQSGSNLLLGAVFYSFQIYADFSGYSDMAIGVAKILGFDVARNFNYPYFARNISEFWRHWHMSLTSWLMDYIYFPLGGSRCSKVTHFRNTMIVFIICGFWHGANWTFVLWGAYNGLLFLPSVIKKRKKISIVAAEGRLLPSLGELMNILGTFALVTLGWIMFRAETIQDGWNYMRHLFSGSLLSMPGNRALILYIVILVMAEWFSRTLEYPLQGLGKIKYAPVRWALYYVLIFIIMKYQGEATQFVYFKF, from the coding sequence ATGCTAACCACGGCGGGCATTGTAGCGGGGATATTGCTGTTGCTCGGTTTTAAATATCTCAACTTCTTTATTGCTTCTTTCTCCGGACTGTTCAGCGCCATGGGGCTGCATACCAACCGGTACAGCTTTGCCATTATTCTGCCTTTGGGCATCAGCTTCTTTACGTTCCGCCTGATCAGTTATGTAATTGAGGTGCACCGGGGTACACTGGAGCCTACCCGAAACTTTATTTCCTTTGCTACTTATGTGGCATTCTTTCCTTGTCTGATTTCGGGCCCCATTGACCGACCGCAGAAGTTTATACCACAACTGGAGGGTGAGCGGCCATTCCACTACCAGATGGCGGTGGATGGTTTGCGCCAGGTGCTTTGGGGAATGTTCAAAAAGATGGTGGTGGCGGACAATCTGGCAATAGCAGTGAACAGTATCTGGGGAGATGTAGCCCATCAATCGGGCAGTAACCTGTTATTGGGAGCAGTGTTTTATTCGTTCCAGATTTATGCGGATTTCTCGGGCTATTCAGATATGGCCATCGGCGTAGCAAAGATACTGGGTTTTGATGTGGCACGAAACTTTAATTATCCCTACTTTGCCCGGAACATATCGGAGTTCTGGCGGCACTGGCACATGTCTCTTACCAGTTGGCTGATGGATTATATCTATTTTCCGTTAGGGGGAAGCCGCTGCAGCAAGGTTACGCATTTCCGGAATACGATGATAGTGTTTATTATCTGTGGTTTCTGGCACGGGGCCAACTGGACTTTTGTGCTGTGGGGAGCCTATAACGGGCTGCTCTTTTTGCCTTCTGTGATAAAAAAAAGAAAAAAAATATCCATAGTGGCAGCAGAAGGGAGATTGCTACCTTCCCTGGGGGAACTGATGAATATACTGGGCACCTTTGCACTGGTAACATTGGGGTGGATTATGTTCCGGGCAGAGACCATACAGGATGGATGGAATTACATGAGGCATCTGTTTTCCGGTTCGCTGCTCTCCATGCCCGGTAACCGTGCATTAATTCTCTATATCGTGATTCTGGTGATGGCAGAATGGTTCTCAAGAACGCTGGAATATCCGTTGCAGGGGTTAGGTAAGATAAAGTATGCGCCTGTGAGGTGGGCACTATACTATGTGCTGATCTTTATTATTATGAAGTATCAGGGAGAAGCCACTCAGTTTGTTTATTTTAAATTCTGA
- a CDS encoding OmpA family protein gives MKKVFLLLTVALLAGASFAQGQEKAIKQYGFWDNWFIQGQLGGQYLFSEDHDKAAFKDKINLNAALGVGKYFFPEVGARLQLGGWRSGCYYSYYPYDAKYYNVNLDALFNLTNIFLSYKEDRMFNLIGIFGMGYVLRFKDNDVAQLKGHSTDFFAPRLGLQTDFRLNEKWSVNLEANVNFYGDEFNGNKFTDGFASKYDIPLNILAGVTYRFANRGFKMVNVEDPALIQSLNDKINDQRGQIEEYKACCEKKQVVPEPKTIIKEVPAKASLDEMVIFRIEQAKIDKNQEVNLYNVAQFMKANPDAKITVASYADKKTGTPEFNQKLSEKRSAVVMKVLTEKYGIAKDRITVVNNGDKQQPFPDNNSWNRVTIMTTK, from the coding sequence ATGAAAAAGGTATTTTTACTATTAACTGTGGCATTACTTGCTGGTGCAAGCTTTGCTCAGGGCCAGGAAAAGGCTATAAAACAGTATGGTTTCTGGGATAACTGGTTTATACAGGGACAGCTAGGCGGACAGTATCTGTTCAGCGAGGATCACGACAAGGCAGCTTTCAAGGATAAAATTAACCTGAATGCAGCACTGGGTGTAGGTAAATATTTCTTTCCGGAAGTGGGAGCTCGCCTTCAACTGGGTGGATGGAGATCGGGTTGCTACTACTCTTATTACCCTTACGATGCGAAGTACTATAATGTAAACCTCGACGCACTGTTTAACCTGACGAACATTTTCCTAAGCTACAAGGAGGACAGAATGTTTAACCTGATTGGAATTTTTGGTATGGGCTATGTACTCCGGTTTAAAGACAATGATGTGGCACAGCTCAAAGGACATTCTACCGATTTCTTTGCTCCTCGCTTAGGGTTACAGACGGACTTCCGCCTGAACGAGAAATGGAGCGTGAACCTGGAAGCAAATGTGAACTTCTACGGCGATGAATTTAACGGTAATAAATTCACAGATGGATTTGCATCAAAATATGATATTCCGCTAAACATCCTTGCCGGCGTTACTTACCGCTTTGCCAACAGAGGATTTAAAATGGTAAATGTGGAAGATCCTGCACTGATTCAGTCTTTGAATGATAAGATCAATGATCAGAGAGGTCAGATTGAAGAGTACAAGGCTTGCTGCGAAAAGAAGCAGGTGGTGCCTGAACCTAAGACCATTATCAAAGAGGTGCCTGCAAAAGCTTCGCTGGACGAAATGGTGATTTTCCGTATTGAACAGGCAAAGATTGACAAGAACCAGGAGGTGAATCTCTATAACGTGGCTCAGTTTATGAAAGCGAATCCGGATGCAAAGATTACGGTTGCCAGCTATGCGGACAAGAAAACGGGTACTCCGGAATTTAACCAGAAGCTCAGCGAGAAACGTTCTGCTGTAGTAATGAAGGTGTTGACTGAGAAATATGGTATTGCAAAAGACAGAATCACGGTAGTGAACAACGGTGACAAGCAACAACCTTTCCCTGACAACAATTCATGGAACAGGGTAACGATTATGACTACCAAATAA
- a CDS encoding ATP-binding protein: protein MKFYNREEELSELKRIQSLAFEENSRLTVVTGRRRIGKTSLIVKATEGMPTIYLFVGRKNETALINEFIPIIRQSLGVFVPEEIQTFRSLFQYIMELGTHQFFNLIIDEFQEFYNINKSVFSDMQNLWDQYRKHTKVNLIVSGSIYSLMHKIFQDEKEPLFGRADNILKLYPFKLSVLKEIMNDYLPKYTNDDLLALYTFTGGVPKYIELFCDNRALTVQEMIQFMVRDNSPFTDEGKNLLIEEFGKNYATYFSILGAMASSRNTQSEIETALGGISVGGYLKRLEEDYNVIARVRPILVKEGTQRVRFVIKDNFLQFWFKYIDRNRSYIEIKNFTALRKLIEDDYPTYTGKVLESYFKQKFAESFEFREIGSWWEAKGNQYELDIVALRIEKNKAVVAEVKRQRKEFKPELLESKVRHFKEKVMPKYKIEAICLSMEDM from the coding sequence ATGAAATTCTACAACCGAGAAGAAGAGCTGAGCGAGCTGAAAAGAATTCAGTCGCTGGCATTTGAAGAGAATTCCCGTCTCACAGTTGTTACAGGCAGACGTCGCATAGGTAAGACCAGCCTGATAGTCAAAGCAACCGAAGGAATGCCAACCATATACCTCTTTGTTGGCCGCAAAAACGAAACTGCTCTTATCAATGAATTTATACCCATTATAAGGCAATCACTTGGCGTTTTTGTACCGGAAGAAATACAAACGTTCCGTTCACTCTTTCAATATATAATGGAGCTGGGCACACATCAGTTCTTCAATCTTATTATAGATGAATTTCAGGAATTCTACAACATCAACAAGTCAGTATTCAGCGATATGCAGAATCTTTGGGATCAATATCGTAAGCATACAAAAGTAAACCTTATTGTAAGCGGCTCTATCTATTCCCTCATGCACAAAATTTTCCAGGATGAAAAAGAGCCTCTGTTTGGCCGTGCAGACAATATACTGAAGCTCTATCCATTTAAGCTAAGTGTTTTGAAAGAGATAATGAACGACTATCTTCCGAAGTACACCAACGACGATTTGCTGGCTCTTTATACTTTTACAGGAGGAGTTCCTAAGTATATAGAACTATTTTGCGACAACCGCGCGCTCACGGTTCAGGAAATGATACAGTTTATGGTACGTGACAACTCCCCTTTTACTGATGAAGGAAAGAATTTACTTATTGAAGAGTTTGGGAAAAATTACGCTACCTATTTCTCCATTCTCGGTGCAATGGCAAGTTCCAGAAACACCCAGTCGGAAATAGAAACTGCATTAGGCGGAATCAGCGTAGGAGGATATCTGAAAAGGCTGGAAGAAGATTACAACGTAATAGCCCGTGTACGTCCCATCCTGGTAAAGGAAGGCACACAAAGAGTCCGTTTTGTTATTAAAGACAATTTCTTGCAGTTTTGGTTCAAATACATTGATCGAAACCGCTCGTATATAGAGATTAAAAACTTCACAGCTCTCCGTAAACTAATAGAAGATGATTACCCCACCTATACAGGGAAGGTTCTGGAAAGCTATTTCAAACAAAAATTTGCTGAAAGCTTTGAGTTTCGGGAAATCGGATCATGGTGGGAGGCAAAAGGTAATCAATACGAATTAGACATTGTAGCCCTGAGAATAGAAAAGAACAAAGCCGTTGTGGCCGAGGTTAAACGCCAGCGAAAGGAATTCAAGCCGGAGTTATTGGAAAGCAAGGTAAGGCATTTCAAAGAAAAAGTAATGCCTAAATATAAGATTGAGGCTATTTGTCTTTCTATGGAGGATATGTAA
- a CDS encoding lipopolysaccharide biosynthesis protein encodes MNAVKQRAKNGVIWSAFERFSVQGVQFVISVILARLLSPSDFGVVALVLVVLNILQTVNESGFGASLMQKLDRDELDFSSVFVLNIILGLFLYGILYVSAPGISLFFKLPQLTHLTRIIGLNLIITSFVVVQRTKLLIEVDFKTLAKASFVSAVISGCIGIFCAYRGLGVMSLVLQALASNGLNTLLIWCFVKWRPKLQFSYIRFVGLFNFAYKLILARLIDNVFQEVYSVVIGKVYSPVQLGYFNRAKSFEQLSSNNLTNIVQRVSVPILCESQKDKQRMERVLTKFVASTALIVYPLLFGLAILAKPLISVLLTDKWMPAAWMLQILCPVGFFYVISAFNRNVFNATGRTDWALKSEMIRKISSVAIIIAAIYWGFTALICSQLLIAITEFFVDIHYTRKQIGVTLFQQLKSVSNVFAASLAMAVIIWITTSFIDTYLVKLLVGFFVGALSYFSICYLFNIEDVRIYVNKIFNR; translated from the coding sequence ATGAACGCAGTTAAACAGCGAGCGAAAAATGGTGTTATATGGAGTGCTTTTGAACGCTTTTCCGTTCAGGGAGTCCAATTTGTTATATCCGTAATATTAGCAAGACTGTTATCTCCATCTGATTTTGGTGTGGTTGCTTTGGTATTGGTCGTGCTCAATATATTGCAGACGGTTAACGAAAGTGGATTTGGTGCATCCCTGATGCAGAAACTTGATAGGGATGAACTGGATTTCTCATCAGTTTTTGTACTTAATATCATTCTGGGACTTTTTCTGTATGGTATTTTGTATGTATCGGCACCTGGAATTTCTCTCTTTTTTAAACTGCCCCAGTTGACGCATCTTACAAGAATCATAGGATTGAATCTGATAATAACATCATTTGTTGTAGTACAGAGAACTAAATTACTGATAGAGGTTGATTTTAAAACACTGGCAAAAGCATCTTTTGTTTCGGCAGTTATTTCAGGATGTATAGGCATTTTTTGTGCATACAGGGGTCTGGGGGTAATGTCTTTGGTTCTTCAGGCATTAGCAAGCAATGGACTGAATACTTTATTGATATGGTGCTTTGTTAAATGGAGACCCAAACTGCAGTTCTCATATATTCGTTTTGTGGGGCTATTTAATTTTGCATATAAACTAATATTGGCACGACTTATAGATAATGTGTTTCAGGAGGTCTATTCGGTTGTTATCGGTAAGGTTTACAGTCCTGTTCAACTGGGATATTTTAACAGAGCTAAAAGTTTTGAACAACTATCGTCCAACAATCTGACTAACATTGTTCAGCGTGTTTCGGTCCCAATTTTATGTGAGTCTCAGAAGGATAAACAACGGATGGAAAGGGTGTTAACGAAATTTGTTGCATCAACTGCACTGATCGTTTATCCGTTATTGTTTGGACTGGCTATTCTGGCGAAGCCATTAATCAGTGTATTGCTTACCGACAAATGGATGCCTGCTGCATGGATGTTGCAGATACTTTGTCCGGTTGGCTTTTTCTATGTGATCAGTGCTTTTAACAGAAATGTTTTTAATGCTACAGGACGGACCGATTGGGCCCTGAAATCTGAAATGATAAGGAAGATCAGTTCTGTTGCAATTATTATTGCTGCTATATATTGGGGATTTACAGCCTTGATCTGCAGTCAGCTTTTAATAGCAATAACTGAATTTTTTGTTGATATTCATTATACCAGAAAACAGATAGGAGTAACACTCTTTCAACAATTAAAGTCGGTGAGTAATGTGTTTGCAGCATCTTTGGCAATGGCTGTTATCATCTGGATTACTACAAGTTTTATCGACACTTATTTAGTAAAGTTACTCGTTGGCTTCTTTGTTGGTGCCTTATCTTATTTTTCAATCTGTTATCTGTTTAATATAGAAGATGTCCGGATTTATGTCAACAAGATATTTAATAGGTGA
- a CDS encoding ATP-binding protein, with translation MHTTLGGRFIAKEVFPFSFSEYLTFNQITLDRNWEYGSVRLQVVKSFHDYFYFGGFAESFPLKDKRSWLNSLYQKILLGDVISRNDIRNENAIKVLVKKLAESVMQPSSLARIKNIIDSTGTTISRNTLVDYLQLLEDAYLVFGISNYSDKLSDKETFKKRYFFDNGLLNNFLFDPETRLLENIVALTLKQHYGDELFFYNKNIEVDFFIPTERRAIQVSYSIADDATKQREIKALIKLSEVYSTKKMEIITWDEESTIQENDKTIEIIPVWKWLLK, from the coding sequence ATGCATACCACCCTTGGCGGCAGATTCATAGCAAAGGAAGTGTTCCCCTTTTCATTCAGTGAATACCTCACCTTTAATCAAATCACTTTAGATCGTAACTGGGAATATGGAAGTGTTCGTCTGCAAGTAGTGAAATCATTCCATGATTATTTCTATTTTGGCGGTTTTGCTGAATCATTCCCATTGAAAGATAAACGTAGCTGGCTGAACTCACTCTATCAGAAGATTCTTCTTGGAGACGTTATTTCACGAAATGATATCAGAAACGAAAACGCTATCAAAGTTCTTGTAAAGAAGCTGGCAGAAAGCGTTATGCAGCCCTCATCACTAGCCCGGATAAAAAATATCATTGACTCTACCGGAACAACCATTTCCCGCAATACCCTTGTCGATTATCTTCAGCTTCTGGAAGATGCCTACTTAGTGTTTGGCATATCCAATTACTCTGATAAACTGAGTGACAAGGAAACATTCAAAAAGAGATATTTCTTTGATAACGGATTGCTAAATAACTTTCTGTTTGATCCCGAGACCAGATTGCTCGAAAACATAGTAGCCCTCACACTGAAACAGCACTATGGTGATGAACTGTTTTTCTACAACAAAAACATAGAAGTAGACTTTTTTATACCAACCGAAAGAAGAGCCATCCAGGTTTCTTACAGTATTGCAGACGATGCCACAAAACAAAGAGAGATAAAAGCCCTGATTAAACTATCAGAAGTATACTCTACAAAAAAAATGGAGATCATAACCTGGGATGAAGAGTCAACCATTCAGGAAAATGATAAAACAATAGAAATTATCCCGGTCTGGAAATGGCTGCTAAAGTAA